A window from Dioscorea cayenensis subsp. rotundata cultivar TDr96_F1 chromosome 10, TDr96_F1_v2_PseudoChromosome.rev07_lg8_w22 25.fasta, whole genome shotgun sequence encodes these proteins:
- the LOC120269967 gene encoding uncharacterized protein LOC120269967, giving the protein MWRERSNDAKKERPKRSVSFNWPGTKMMVSSPESPRQMRRPKTQPDLFSWRTADHAPPPALQDHLHLRPLKTAKEERLPSKLLVNVTITRSLGAVQVMASTLWTVNDLIAATVELYIKEGRRPLLPTTLLSQFTLHYSQFSLEGLDPNEKLKELGSRTFFLYIKSTAATASCSDQVQNSSKIDERWFNFASFLL; this is encoded by the exons ATGTGGCGTGAGAGAAGCAACGACGCAAAGAAGGAGCGTCCCAAGAGATCAGTTTCATTCAACTGGCCGGGGACCAAGATGATGGTTTCCTCTCCTGAGTCGCCGCGCCAGATGAGAAGGCCAAAGACCCAACCTGACTTGTTTTCTTGGAGGACTGCTGATCATGCCCCACCTCCGGCCTTGCAGGATCATCTCCATCTCCGCCCACTGAAAACTGCCAAAGAAGAGAGGCTGCCGTCCAAGTTGCTGGTTAACGTCACGATAACTAGGAGCCTGGGTGCTGTCCAGGTAATGGCCTCCACTTTGTGGACTGTCAATGATCTCATCGCGGCCACAGTTGAGCTTTACATTAAGGAAGGCAGGCGCCCACTCTTGCCTACTACTCTTCTTTCACAATTCACTCTCCATTACTCGCAGTTCAGCCTCGAAG GTCTTGATCCCAACGAGAAACTTAAGGAGCTGGGGTCCAGGACCTTCTTCCTTTACATAAAGTCCACAGCTGCTACCGCTTCATGCTCTGATCAAGTTCAGAATTCTTCTAAAATTGACGAGCGGTGGTTCAACTTTGCCAGTTTTCTGTTGTAA
- the LOC120270752 gene encoding dehydration-responsive element-binding protein 1F-like, with product MGHQDSPSSSSSSSSSSSDHFPIFHTNSNNSSSTTAPSTSLSPMGRRPSPKRKAGRKKFKETRHPVYCGVRHRNGGKWVCEIREPCTKNRIWLGTYLTPEMAARAHDVAAIALRGNSAQLNFPDSFSTLPRAESASPDDIRRAASQAADMFSSGKPAASLQNDGDDHSNGDGNGNRLTTAGERIELAEEVSDKSPSTTTSKPMPVSVFVDEEELFNMPGLLNNMAEGMLITPPSMQQEFNWDVMDVEVEFSLWNDNNQL from the coding sequence ATGGGTCACCAGGATTCCCCATCCTCCAgctcctcctcatcctcttcatcctctGATCACTTTCCAATATTCCACACAAACTCCAACAACAGTAGTAGTACTACTGCTCCTTCAACCTCACTCTCTCCCATGGGTCGTCGACCTTCTCCCAAGAGAAAAGCTGGCAGGAAAAAGTTCAAGGAGACTCGTCACCCCGTGTACTGCGGCGTTCGACACCGCAACGGTGGTAAGTGGGTGTGCGAGATTCGTGAGCCATGCACCAAAAACCGGATATGGCTCGGCACGTATCTCACACCGGAGATGGCAGCACGAGCTCATGACGTCGCTGCTATAGCTCTTCGTGGCAACTCAGCCCAGCTTAACTTCCCTGACTCATTCTCCACCTTGCCTCGAGCTGAATCTGCTTCGCCTGATGACATCCGAAGAGCTGCCTCTCAGGCTGCTGACATGTTCTCCTCCGGCAAACCTGCTGCCTCTTTGCAGAATGATGGTGATGATCACAGTAATGGTGATGGTAATGGAAATAGATTAACAACAGCTGGTGAGAGAATAGAATTGGCCGAGGAGGTGTCTGATAAGTCGCCTTCTACGACGACATCAAAACCGATGCCGGTATCAGTGTTTGTGGATGAGGAGGAGCTTTTCAACATGCCGGGACTGCTGAACAACATGGCGGAAGGGATGCTGATAACGCCGCCTTCCATGCAGCAAGAGTTCAACTGGGATGTTATGGACGTCGAAGTGGAGTTCTCCCTGTGGAATGATAATAATCAGCTTTGA
- the LOC120270484 gene encoding pentatricopeptide repeat-containing protein At5g65560-like encodes MRRASLLLSNRPSSSTAVAAVPPIPSSPDPDITSQLFSILSRPGWIESPVLASLAPLLTPLQVSHLFLSFPIRVHTAMSFFSWVARRPGFRHSVDSYASLLNLLVQPQFHTHAERFRISMLHSCTTSEEVCRALQVFFSSSSSDEGRPLVIPSLRCYNILLNLLAKFRMISEMRHVYQQMLQDATFPNIFTYNTMINACCKDGSLLEAKLYFAHLSRAGLNPDTFTFNSLISGYCKVKDFHGASRVLVTMMHKGCPRDEFSYTILIQGLCASRRLDEAFELLSQMESDGCRPNAHTFAALVHGLCKEKRFADAEVLLSESSRSGLVPNVVCYNVLVDGFCKGGMIDAAFRTMESMDRNGCHPDIWTYTSLVDGLCRQEKLEDAWLLLTKASEKGLVLGVVTYNALIRGYCKKGEVSAALGITHSMALNHCRPDTRTYNELIHGHCEAGKVHEAMALLSKMVESGVSPTVVTYNLLIQGQCKKGYIDSAFRLLDLMSGNCLAPDQRTYSILIDALCKNGRSEEAYSLFNSLDKKNIQAHEVMYNALIHGQCEAGNIDVAHLLLDKMCSKGCLPDSYTYNPLIRGLCKDDKMEEAKSLMNDMRDKGVEPTVITYNILIDKLLMKGERVEAERMLEQMLSSGHRPDACTYTLFIRSHCGEGSLNEAENMMAEMNDKGVLPDLRTYNTLIEGYVNMGALDHAFSTLKNMIDASFHPNHHTFCVLLKPLHERKYGDSLSAANHPQVWNAVKMDTVQELLEQMNSYGSVPNTKTYDILIKCFCNCGRIEVANSLLFLMEEASITPSEDIYTSLISCCCNLKLYTEASTFLCSMVERGYLPYLVSYQLLLTGLCDKGSHEKARFLFGDLLGRGYNNDEITWKLLVDGLLKKGHDVMCSELLAVMRERHCCPSPQTWDSLIKEYPQLAHA; translated from the coding sequence ATGAGAAGGGCCTCCCTCTTGCTCTCCAATCGCCCCTCCTCCTCGACGGCCGTCGCCGCTGTTCCACCGATCCCTTCATCTCCAGACCCGGACATCACTTCCCAGCTATTCTCCATCCTCTCACGACCTGGATGGATCGAAAGCCCAGTCCTCGCGAGCCTCGCCCCCCTCCTCACTCCTCTCCAAGTATCCCATCTCTTCCTATCTTTCCCCATCCGCGTCCACACGGCCATGTCCTTCTTCAGCTGGGTCGCCCGCCGCCCCGGCTTCCGCCATTCCGTTGACTCCTACgcctcccttctcaacctcctTGTTCAGCCCCAGTTCCACACCCACGCCGAGCGGTTCCGCATCAGCATGCTCCACTCCTGCACTACCTCCGAGGAAGTTTGCCGAGCGCTGCAAGTTTTCTTCTCATCCAGTTCTTCAGATGAGGGTAGGCCACTTGTGATTCCATCTCTTCGATGCTATAATATACTGCTGAATTTGCTTGCCAAGTTTAGGATGATCTCCGAAATGAGACATGTTTATCAGCAAATGCTGCAAGATGCCACATTTCCCAATATTTTCACATACAACACCATGATCAATGCCTGTTGCAAGGATGGGAGCCTTCTCGAGGCCAAGCTCTACTTTGCCCATCTCTCACGAGCTGGTCTCAATCCTGATACCTTTACTTTCAACTCTCTGATCTCCGGTTACTGTAAAGTCAAGGATTTCCATGGGGCATCTCGAGTTCTTGTCACAATGATGCACAAGGGATGCCCGCGTGATGAGTTCTCTTACACCATTCTAATTCAGGGGCTCTGTGCATCTCGTCGGTTAGATGAAGCCTTTGAGTTGCTGTCTCAGATGGAAAGTGATGGCTGCCGTCCTAATGCCCACACCTTTGCAGCTTTGGTTCATGGGTTATGCAAGGAAAAGAGGTTCGCAGACGCAGAGGTGTTGCTCTCTGAGTCCTCTAGGAGTGGTTTGGTTCCAAATGTAGTTTGTTACAATGTCTTGGTTGATGGCTTCTGTAAGGGAGGCATGATTGATGCTGCTTTTCGGACCATGGAATCCATGGACAGGAACGGATGCCACCCAGATATTTGGACGTACACTTCTCTGGTTGACGGATTATGTAGACAGGAGAAGCTCGAAGATGCATGGTTGTTGTTGACCAAGGCATCTGAGAAAGGTTTGGTCCTTGGGGTTGTCACTTATAATGCTTTGATTCGAGGATATTGTAAGAAGGGAGAGGTCAGTGCTGCATTGGGGATTACACATTCAATGGCATTGAATCATTGCAGGCCAGATACGCGAACTTACAATGAGTTGATTCATGGGCATTGTGAGGCAGGGAAGGTGCATGAGGCTATGGCATTGTTGAGTAAAATGGTTGAATCTGGGGTGTCTCCTACTGTTGTCACCTATAATCTGCTGATTCAAGGTCAATGCAAGAAGGGTTATATTGATAGTGCATTTAGATTGCTTGATTTGATGAGCGGGAATTGCCTGGCCCCTGACCAGAGGACATACTCTATCCTGATAGACGCCCTCTGCAAGAATGGCAGGTCTGAAGAGGCTTACTCCCTTTTCAACTCTCTTGACAAGAAAAACATACAGGCACATGAGGTGATGTATAATGCTTTGATACACGGCCAATGTGAGGCAGGAAATATTGATGTCGCACACTTGCTGCTAGACAAAATGTGTTCAAAAGGCTGTTTACCAGACTCATACACATACAATCCTTTAATCAGAGGGTTGTGTAAAGATGACAAGATGGAGGAAGCCAAGTCTTTAATGAATGATATGCGAGATAAGGGCGTGGAACCTACTGTCATCACTTACAATATTCTTATTGACAAGTTGTTGATGAAAGGGGAACGTGTAGAAGCTGAGCGGATGTTGGAGCAGATGCTTTCTTCAGGGCATAGGCCTGATGCATGCACTTACACCTTGTTTATCCGCTCTCACTGCGGTGAAGGAAGTCTTAATGAGGCGGAAAATATGATGGCGGAAATGAATGACAAGGGTGTTCTCCCTGATTTAAGGACATACAACACTTTGATAGAGGGTTATGTAAATATGGGGGCATTGGATCATGCCTTCTCAACTCTCAAGAACATGATTGATGCATCATTCCATCCAAATCATCACACTTTTTGTGTTCTGCTCAAGCCTCTACATGAAAGGAAGTATGGTGACAGCTTGTCTGCAGCAAATCATCCTCAAGTATGGAATGCCGTTAAGATGGACACTGTTCAGGAACTTCTGGAGCAGATGAATTCTTATGGTTCTGTTCCCAATACGAAGACATATGATATCctaataaaatgtttttgtaATTGTGGTCGTATAGAAGTAGCTAATTCTCTGCTCTTCCTAATGGAAGAAGCTAGTATTACCCCCAGTGAAGATATCTATACATCTCTTATAAGTTGTTGCTGCAATTTGAAGTTATACACAGAGGCATCAACATTTCTATGCTCCATGGTGGAACGCGGCTATTTACCATACCTGGTGTCTTACCAACTTCTTCTCACAGGCTTATGTGACAAAGGAAGCCATGAGAAGGCTAGATTTTTGTTTGGTGATTTACTTGGGAGAGGATATAATAATGATGAAATTACATGGAAGCTTCTCGTTGATGGCTTACTTAAGAAGGGCCATGATGTCATGTGCTCGGAGTTATTGGCAGTCATGAGGGAAAGGCATTGTTGCCCCAGCCCTCAAACATGGGATTCCTTGATCAAAGAATACCCTCAATTAGCCCATGCATAG
- the LOC120270892 gene encoding tRNA dimethylallyltransferase 2 has protein sequence MPAKKKVVVVMGATGAGKSKLAIDLASHLPCPIEIVNADSMQVYQGLDVLTNKVPLSERQGVPHHLLGTVAASEEFTSKDFRDLAIAIIDDILARDRVPVIVGGTNYYIQALVSPFLVDDVVDDITACSFNSSRELKSVDPCAVYERLKEIDPVAANRIHQNDHRKINRYLSLYESSGVPPSSLFQGEAAKKWGRADCLRYDCCFIWVDAALPVLDRFVDQRVDCMIAGGLLNEVHEIYKPNADYTRGLRQAIGVREFEDFFRYYFSNTMTGGTCVCGNGSAYNSEDGTPSSINEYEEVLEPNFLEILNSNDNNLKVLLCESIDKLKANTRKLVRRQKRRLNQLKKYFGWDLHNVDATVALFNTSNDSWSVAVVQPCVDLVKTFLFDHELDPLICKRAPFNTNNEALISRDLWNQHICEACGNQILRGAHEWEQHKKGRRHRKQILRLKKKKASSSMIDCSGHPSDENYSVCFT, from the exons ATGCCGGCGAAGaagaaggtggtggtggtgatgggtGCCACTGGTGCGGGGAAATCAAAGCTGGCGATCGACCTGGCCTCCCACCTCCCATGCCCCATCGAGATTGTCAACGCCGACTCCATGCAGGTCTATCAAGGCCTCGATGTCCTCACCAATAAAGTTCCCCTCTCTGAACGACAAG GTGTTCCGCATCATCTCCTTGGAACCGTCGCTGCTTCGGAGGAGTTCACTTCAAAGGACTTCCGGGATCTCGCCATTGCA ATCATTGATGACATATTGGCTCGTGATAGAGTTCCGGTTATCGTTGGGGGTACCAATTACTATATACAG GCTCTCGTGAGTCCATTCCTTGTAGATGATGTTGTGGATGACATAACTGCCTGCTCTTTTAATTCATCTAGAG AATTGAAGAGTGTTGATCCTTGTGCTGTCTATGAGAGGCTGAAGGAGATTGACCCTGTGGCCGCAAATAGGATCCACCAGAATGATCACAGAAAG ATAAATCGTTACCTCAGCTTGTATGAATCTTCTGGTGTTCCACCTAGCAGTTTGTTTCAAGGGGAGGCAGCCAAG AAGTGGGGCCGAGCAGATTGTCTTAGATATGATTGTTGTTTTATATGGGTGGATGCTGCTCTGCCTGTTCTCGatagatttgttgaccaacggGTTGATTGCATGATTGCTGGTGGTTTATTAAATGAAGTACATGAAATTTACAAACCAAATGCAGATTATACACGAGGTTTGCGGCAGGCCATTGGTGTTCGGGAATTTGAGGATTTCTTCAGATACTATTTTAGCAACACGATGACAGGTGGCACATGTGTCTGTGGTAATGGTAGCGCATATAATTCTGAAGATGGCACTCCAAGTTCAATAAATGAATATGAGGAGGTCCTGGAGCCCAACTTCTTGGAAATTCTAAATTCTAATGATAACAACCTTAAGGTTCTGTTGTGTGAATCAATTGACAAGCTAAAAGCAAACACACGTAAGCTTGTCCGTCGGCAA AAACGGAGGCTTAATCAGTTGAAAAAGTATTTTGGTTGGGACTTGCATAACGTTGATGCTACGGTAGCCTTGTTTA ATACTTCTAATGATTCCTGGTCTGTGGCAGTTGTTCAACCTTGTGTTGATCTTgtgaaaacttttttatttgatcatgaATTGGACCCTTTGATATGTAAGCGTGCACCATTTAACACCAATAATGAAGCTCTAATCTCAAGGGACTTGTGGAATCAGCATATCTGTGAG GCATGCGGAAATCAGATTCTCAGAGGAGCGCATGAATGGGAACAACACAAAAAAGGGCGAAGGCACAGAAAGCAAATACTCAggttgaaaaagaagaaagcaagTTCCTCCATGATAGATTGTTCAGGTCATCCTTCAGATGAAAATTATTCAGTGTGTTTTACATGA